The Nitrospirota bacterium genome has a window encoding:
- a CDS encoding sulfurtransferase TusA family protein, with translation MAPFKTVEEKKSSTVQLSPDVLTEIESFESQVEKIRQGKTSLDQFRPFRLQHGVYGQRQPNVQMFRVKIPFGGLNAEQLIRLADVAEEYTNGILHTTTRQDIQLHWISLYKCGEIMRKIAEVGLTAREACGNTVRNVTGCPKSGVCPDEAFDVTPYASSISKHFLRNPVCQSMPRKFKISFSGCPTDCALPGMHDIGVVAVKKVDKEKKETLGFKVFVGGGLGAMPRVAHLLEEFIPAIELTRVCEAVVRVFDRFGNRKNRNRARLKFIIDKLGMTQFNKLYREEYEKLKKKAEVQLQLPAVEDGRPAERSKGGNGNGNGNGSHSPVAVSTENALSPYAYWLKTNVQPQKQPGFSMVHIRLVLGDIHASALRKLAEITNTYSGGHLRITVNQNLLLRWVKNETLPALYEELKHAGLEKGGAETISDIVSCPGADTCGIAITSSKQMATALSGLFNNGQGSSPDLKGIQIKISGCQNSCAQHHMAPIGLHGVSKTIGEHTAPFYELHLGGRTAPEGTTFAKAIVKVPAKNVPQAVQKVLSLYREKKEEGESFVQFTDRFGKKGFAGELKTLTDLPAFDDNPQYFYDWGGTREFEVVDLGPGECAGGADAMIKTSFDEADMELNLAKELNEKKQGAFAISKAYRAVVAGIKGLLILKAIEPATDTEAFQAFEEHYLNRGALAGKFSDFKTFKERLEIGGHPSSNDVAQDIVRVGIFLEEARILYALSDAGSKPETLKTGHESEDARATRQVENEKTAVVAEAEQIKEFAANAKMDLRGVKCPINFVRTKLKLEMMDQGEVLEVLLDEGEPAKNVPRSVKDEGHQILTLSPIENYFKLVIKKA, from the coding sequence ATGGCCCCTTTCAAAACAGTTGAAGAGAAAAAATCATCGACGGTTCAGTTGTCCCCCGACGTTTTAACTGAAATTGAATCGTTTGAATCCCAGGTTGAAAAAATTCGGCAGGGAAAAACCTCTCTTGACCAATTTCGCCCTTTCAGGCTTCAGCATGGCGTTTACGGTCAGCGTCAGCCGAATGTTCAAATGTTCAGGGTCAAAATTCCGTTTGGCGGTTTAAATGCTGAACAATTGATCCGATTAGCCGATGTGGCTGAAGAATACACCAACGGAATCCTTCATACCACCACCCGTCAGGATATTCAGCTCCATTGGATTTCGCTTTATAAATGCGGTGAAATCATGAGAAAGATTGCGGAAGTCGGATTAACCGCCCGCGAAGCATGCGGGAATACCGTGCGGAATGTCACCGGTTGTCCGAAATCGGGGGTTTGTCCTGACGAAGCCTTTGACGTCACTCCCTACGCCAGCAGCATTTCAAAACACTTTTTAAGAAACCCCGTTTGTCAGAGCATGCCAAGAAAATTCAAGATCAGCTTTTCCGGATGCCCAACCGATTGCGCGCTGCCCGGAATGCATGATATTGGCGTGGTGGCCGTAAAAAAAGTGGACAAAGAGAAAAAAGAGACGCTGGGTTTTAAGGTATTTGTCGGGGGAGGCCTCGGCGCCATGCCCCGCGTCGCCCATCTTTTAGAGGAGTTTATCCCCGCCATCGAACTGACCCGTGTTTGCGAGGCGGTCGTGCGGGTTTTCGACCGGTTTGGAAACCGAAAGAACAGAAACCGGGCCCGATTGAAATTTATCATCGACAAGCTCGGCATGACCCAATTTAATAAACTGTACCGGGAAGAGTATGAAAAGTTAAAGAAAAAAGCGGAGGTGCAATTACAGCTTCCGGCGGTTGAAGATGGAAGACCCGCTGAGCGTTCCAAAGGGGGGAACGGAAATGGCAATGGCAATGGGAGTCATTCCCCTGTTGCTGTTTCAACAGAAAATGCCCTTTCTCCCTATGCCTACTGGTTAAAAACCAACGTTCAGCCGCAAAAACAACCGGGGTTTTCGATGGTTCATATCCGTCTGGTCCTGGGGGATATTCACGCGTCAGCCCTTCGAAAACTGGCGGAGATCACAAACACCTATTCGGGGGGACATCTCCGGATTACCGTCAATCAAAACCTTCTCCTCCGCTGGGTAAAAAACGAAACGCTTCCTGCGCTTTATGAAGAATTAAAACATGCCGGACTTGAAAAAGGAGGAGCCGAAACGATTTCAGATATTGTCTCCTGCCCGGGGGCCGATACCTGCGGGATCGCCATCACCTCGTCCAAGCAGATGGCCACCGCCTTATCCGGACTTTTTAATAACGGACAGGGTTCATCTCCCGATTTAAAAGGCATCCAGATAAAAATTAGCGGGTGCCAGAACTCCTGCGCCCAGCACCACATGGCGCCCATCGGTCTTCACGGCGTCAGTAAAACCATCGGGGAGCATACGGCGCCTTTCTACGAACTTCATCTGGGAGGCCGAACGGCTCCAGAGGGAACCACCTTTGCGAAGGCAATCGTCAAAGTTCCCGCAAAAAACGTCCCACAGGCGGTTCAAAAGGTTCTCTCTCTTTATCGTGAAAAAAAAGAAGAAGGAGAAAGTTTTGTCCAATTTACAGACCGATTCGGGAAAAAGGGATTTGCAGGCGAGTTAAAAACGCTTACCGACCTGCCGGCTTTTGACGATAACCCTCAATACTTTTACGATTGGGGGGGAACCCGCGAATTTGAAGTCGTCGATTTGGGCCCTGGTGAGTGTGCCGGCGGAGCCGATGCCATGATCAAAACGAGCTTCGACGAGGCAGATATGGAACTGAACCTGGCAAAGGAACTCAACGAAAAAAAACAGGGGGCTTTTGCCATTTCTAAAGCCTATCGCGCTGTGGTGGCGGGAATTAAGGGTTTGCTTATTTTAAAAGCGATTGAACCGGCAACCGATACTGAAGCGTTCCAGGCTTTTGAGGAGCATTATCTTAACAGGGGAGCGTTGGCGGGAAAGTTCTCCGATTTTAAAACCTTTAAAGAAAGATTGGAAATAGGAGGCCACCCCTCCTCAAATGACGTTGCGCAAGATATTGTCCGCGTCGGGATTTTTCTGGAAGAGGCTAGAATCCTCTACGCCCTCTCCGATGCCGGTTCGAAACCGGAAACGTTAAAGACAGGCCATGAAAGCGAAGATGCCAGGGCCACCCGGCAGGTTGAAAACGAAAAAACAGCAGTGGTGGCGGAGGCGGAACAGATTAAGGAGTTTGCGGCCAACGCGAAAATGGATTTGCGGGGGGTAAAATGTCCGATCAATTTCGTCAGAACCAAGCTCAAGCTTGAAATGATGGATCAAGGAGAGGTTCTTGAAGTTCTGCTGGACGAAGGCGAACCTGCCAAAAATGTTCCCCGATCGGTCAAGGATGAGGGGCACCAAATCCTCACTTTATCTCCGATTGAAAATTACTTTAAGCTGGTGATTAAAAAAGCATAA